Proteins encoded together in one Triticum dicoccoides isolate Atlit2015 ecotype Zavitan chromosome 7B, WEW_v2.0, whole genome shotgun sequence window:
- the LOC119335865 gene encoding uncharacterized protein LOC119335865 has product MNFWMGKVQSKNVLAYDGAVFLCNHLTRKECFHRKLFGLSSKCTEFIHKVKSGATLFLYDVEQHKLHGVFEATSDGAMNIIPDAYASSGFQYPCQIRFKRIWFCKPLMESEFEDAVQDNYYFARNKFNYGLTHQQVVKLLHLFSSRNRLQPHQNPRLQDVPPRESDISSVVNQTDNQSGSNSTSHGSLKSPYQTCTSSSVGEHAASPSHKLSEPMSLKHRELQLDIADVAKSNSSRSSLHTAANTDVVTEPGTQEAVDDRFTDDYIPLQLEDDTSDGVDTLFDLLGDEIHSSESKGSSDSEENTAFHQPCVMKKDDCHQPLADSKLRADIEERKSVFARLMGRPESFVQRQKFKTKPFPSKNAKSFSSPNQRRKRRRAQQNKPFTCDNRAKLGMPSAHKMIKGPALDYSFVWDDNRRSNKFSGGKPSNIQRVLWDVSTKEPDRYGACKRLFVPEGSKNLIGSSDRMSNKPPMFAEVHESRKVTIEEKTRTPVLDFKWRAKDPNVEGGDPDYMADVEEAATKKTRLASASYHGEEDESETALVSKDTRPMDMLTVSDENCKLNSISLLSNDTCTQMAGAYLENEVQLKDEQQRIQGCREDDTGDTENMPIVSDENCKLNSISLSSNDTCTQMAGAYRETEMQLQDEQQRIEGCCEDVTGEKSSLGDSGNVQLFRKLSFGDMQTIVETGSEVGFGHVDTETSLQEKQKQSARSCSGVVDTDTMLIIENPETMESLPNHDEDGTFEMVATGHQDTSTLPQGKDGEATNQLTGSEDDKDSTNNLSPNRRRSTSPRDLELSKEEEMRYQSYRAAHEISDSTDSFAICVEGYGSQIGMSTDSTYVHQVINELGTNSESRTSFFDGSCDKESNKHPLFAEVHEICKVTVEEEIRTPFLDFTRCAKDPNVEGGDPDYTADVQEAETKKMRLLSASYHGEEYESETSLVPKDTRRMDMLTVSDENCKLKSISLSSNGTSAQMAGDYLETEVQLHDEQKRIQGCCEDVTGDTENMLTVSDENCKHKNISLSSNDTCTQMDGAYLETEVKLQDEQQRIQSYREDVTGDTENMLTVPDENCKLNSISLSSNDTCTQMAGAYLETEVQLQDEQQRNQGSCEDVSGDKSSVLGDSNAHLFRRLNFGDMETIVETGSEVGFGHVDTETSLQEKQNQSSRSCYGVVNADTTLILENPETMESLPSHDEDGTLEMVATDHQDTGTLPRGKDGEATDPLTGSDDDANTTSNALSPNRRRSSSPPRDVELNKAEEMRYQSYQAKHIAAAHEMSDSMDSFVVCAEGYGSKIGMSANSTSVHLVINELGTNSESRTSFFDSSCDRESNKPLFAEVHESCKVTVEEEISIPFLDFKRRAKDPNFEGGADYTADVQEAARKKTRLASASYHGEEYERETALVPKDTKPMDMLTVSDENCKLKSISLSGNDRCTQLAGAYLETKVQLQDEQQRNQGCCEDVAGDTENMLTVSDENCKLNSICLLSNDTCTEMPGAYLETEVQPQDEQQRTQGCCEDVTGDKSSILGDSGNANLFRRLSFGDMQPIVETGSEVGFGHLDTETSLQVKQNESARSCSGGVNADRMLIVGNPETMESSPKHDEDGTLERVATDHQDTSALMILGIPQGKDGEAANPLTGSEDDDEGTTSNTISPNRRRSSSPAHDVELSKAEETRCQSYRTKNVAAAHEMSDSTDSFAVRAEGDDGGKSGASTDSTSVHMVVNDLLCTNSESRTSFVDGSSSELAEMILLSHDPGVDMEPH; this is encoded by the exons ATGAATTTTTGGATGGGGAAGGTACAGAGTAAGAATGTTCTGGCCTACGATGGAGCAGTTTTTCTGTGCAACCACCTGACCAGGAAGGAGTGCTTCCACAGAAAGCTTTTTGGCCTTTCGTCTAAATGTACTGAGTTTATACATAAAGTGAAATCTGGCGCGACACTATTCCTCTATGATGTTGAGCAGCATAAGCTTCATGGGGTGTTTGAAGCAACTTCAGATGGAGCCATGAATATCATTCCTGATGCATATGCCTCATCAGGGTTTCAGTATCCTTGTCAG ATACGCTTTAAGAGGATTTGGTTTTGCAAGCCTTTGATGGAAAGTGAATTTGAAGATGCTGTACAAGATAATTATTACTTCGCAAGAAACAAGTTTAATTATGGTTTGACACATCAACAG GTTGTAAAGCTCCTTCACTTGTTTTCTTCAAGGAACAGATTACAGCCTCATCAAAATCCAAGGTTACAGGATGTACCTCCAAGGGAGTCTGACATTTCTTCTGTGGTTAACCAAACTGATAACCAGTCTGGTTCAAATAGCACTTCACATGGTTCATTGAAAAGCCCCTATCAAACATGTACCTCCTCTAGTGTTGGCGAACATGCAGCATCGCCGAGTCACAAGTTATCTGAGCCTATGTCATTAAAGCACAGAGAGTTACAACTAGACATCGCTGATGTGGCTAAGTCCAACAGCTCAAGATCTTCCTTGCACACTGCAGCAAATACAGACGTTGTCACTGAACCTGGCACCCAAGAAGCAGTGGATGATAGGTTTACTGATGATTATATACCACTACAGCTTGAGGATGATACTTCAGACGGTGTTGATACTCTATTCGATTTGCTTGGAGATGAGATCCACTCTTCAGAATCTAAAGGCAGTAGTGACTCTGAAGAGAACACAGCTTTCCACCAACCATGTGTCATGAAGAAAGATGATTGCCATCAGCCCCTGGCAGATTCAAAGCTCCGCGCTGACATTGAAGAGCGAAAAAGCGTGTTTGCTCGGTTAATGGGAAGACCTGAATCTTTTGTTCAAAGACAGAAGTTCAAGACCAAACCATTCCCATCAAAGAATGCTAAGTCTTTCAGTTCCCCTAATCAGAGGAGAAAACGGCGGAGGGCACAGCAGAACAAGCCCTTTACATGTGATAATCGTGCAAAATTGGGTATGCCTTCAGCTCATAAGATGATAAAAGGTCCAGCATTGGACTATTCATTTGTCTGGGACGACAACAGAAGATCCAATAAGTTCTCTGGTGGAAAACCAAGCAACATTCAGAGAGTCCTGTGGGATGTATCTACTAAAGAACCTGATCGATATGGTGCATGCAAAAGGCTGTTTGTTCCTGAAGGTAGTAAAAATTTGATCGGGTCCTCTGACAGAATGTCAAATAAACCCCCAATGTTTGCTGAAGTACATGAGAGCCGCAAAGTCACCATTGAAGAAAAAACCAGGACCCCTGTCTTGGATTTTAAGTGGCGTGCTAAGGATCCAAATGTTGAAGGAGGAGATCCAGATTATATGGCCGATGTTGAGGAAGCAGCAACGAAGAAGACACGGTTAGCAAGTGCATCTTACCATGGAGAAGAGGATGAAAGTGAAACTGCATTGGTTTCAAAAGACACCAGACCTATGGACATGCTGACAGTATCAGATGAGAACTGCAAACTCAATAGCATCAGTTTGTTATCTAATGACACATGTACTCAGATGGCTGGAGCTTATCTCGAAAACGAAGTGCAACTGAAAGATGAACAGCAAAGGATCCAAGGCTGCCGTGAAGATGATACAGGTGATACTGAGAACATGCCGATAGTATCAGATGAGAACTGTAAACTCAATAGCATCAGTTTGTCATCTAATGACACCTGTACTCAGATGGCTGGAGCTTATCGCGAAACCGAAATGCAACTGCAAGATGAACAGCAAAGGATCGAAGGCTGCTGTGAAGATGTCACAGGTGAAAAATCATCGCTCGGAGATTCTGGAAATGTACAGCTGTTTCGCAAGCTCAGTTTTGGTGACATGCAGACCATTGTTGAAACTGGCAGTGAGGTGGGTTTTGGCCATGTGGACACTGAAACATCCCTCCAAGAGAAACAAAAGCAAAGTGCTAGGAGCTGCTCTGGAGTGGTTGATACAGATACAATGTTGATCATCGAAAATCCTGAAACCATGGAATCCTTGCCCAACCATGATGAGGATGGAACTTTTGAAATGGTGGCAACTGGTCACCAGGACACCAGTACCCTCCCTCAGGGCAAAGATGGTGAAGCTACAAACCAACTGACAGGCTCTGAAGATGATAAAGATAGTACCAACAACTTGTCGCCGAACAGACGTCGAAGCACTTCACCTCGTGATCTTGAGTTGAGCAAAGAAGAGGAGATGCGATACCAAAGTTACCGAGCAGCCCATGAAATCTCAGACTCCACGGACTCATTTGCGATCTGCGTCGAGGGTTACGGAAGCCAGATTGGGATGTCAACTGACAGCACCTATGTTCATCAGGTCATCAACGAACTTGGAACAAACTCGGAGTCCAGGACAAGTTTCTTCGACGGCTCTTGTGACAAAGAATCAAATAAACACCCGCTGTTTGCTGAAGTACATGAGATCTGCAAAGTCACTGTTGAAGAAGAAATCAGGACCCCTTTCTTGGACTTTACGCGGTGTGCCAAGGATCCAAATGTTGAAGGAGGAGATCCAGATTATACTGCCGATGTTCAGGAAGCAGAAACGAAGAAGATGCGGTTATTAAGTGCATCTTACCATGGAGAGGAGTATGAAAGTGAAACTTCATTGGTTCCAAAAGACACCAGACGTATGGACATGCTGACAGTATCTGATGAAAACTGTAAACTCAAGAGCATCAGTCTGTCATCTAATGGCACCAGTGCTCAGATGGCTGGAGATTATCTCGAAACTGAAGTGCAACTGCACGATGAACAGAAAAGGATCCAAGGCTGCTGTGAAGATGTCACCGGTGATACTGAGAACATGCTGACAGTATCAGATGAGAACTGTAAACACAAGAACATCAGTTTGTCATCTAATGACACATGTACTCAGATGGATGGAGCTTATCTCGAAACCGAAGTGAAGCTGCAAGATGAACAGCAAAGGATCCAAAGCTACCGTGAAGATGTTACTGGTGACACTGAGAACATGCTGACAGTACCAGATGAGAACTGTAAACTCAATAGCATCAGTTTGTCATCTAATGACACCTGTACTCAGATGGCTGGAGCTTATCTCGAAACCGAAGTGCAACTGCAAGATGAACAGCAAAGAAACCAAGGCAGCTGTGAAGATGTCTCAGGTGATAAATCATCGGTTCTCGGAGATTCTAATGCACACCTGTTTCGCAGGCTCAATTTCGGTGACATGGAGACCATTGTTGAAACTGGCAGTGAGGTGGGTTTTGGCCATGTGGACACTGAAACATCCCTCCAAGAGAAACAAAACCAAAGTTCTAGGAGCTGCTATGGAGTGGTTAATGCAGATACAACGTTGATCCTCGAAAATCCTGAAACCATGGAATCCTTACCCAGCCATGATGAGGATGGAACATTGGAAATGGTGGCTACTGATCATCAGGACACCGGCACCCTCCCTCGGGGCAAAGATGGTGAAGCTACGGACCCACTGACAGGCTCTGATGATGATGCAAATACTACTTCCAACGCCCTGTCCCCGAACAGACGTCGAAGCAGTTCACCTCCTCGTGATGTTGAGTTGAACAAAGCAGAGGAGATGCGGTACCAAAGTTACCAAGCCAAACATATAGCAGCTGCCCATGAAATGTCGGACTCGATGGACTCATTTGTGGTCTGCGCCGAGGGTTACGGAAGCAAGATTGGGATGTCAGCTAACAGCACCTCTGTTCATCTGGTCATCAACGAACTTGGAACAAACTCGGAGTCCAGGACAAGTTTCTTCGACAGCTCTTGTGACAGAGAATCAAATAAACCCCTATTTGCTGAAGTACATGAGAGCTGCAAAGTCACTGTTGAAGAAGAAATCAGTATCCCTTTCTTGGACTTTAAGCGGCGTGCTAAGGATCCAAATTTTGAAGGAGGAGCGGATTATACTGCCGATGTTCAGGAAGCAGCAAGGAAGAAGACACGGTTAGCAAGTGCATCTTACCATGGAGAGGAGTATGAAAGGGAAACTGCATTGGTTCCAAAAGACACCAAACCTATGGACATGCTGACAGTATCAGATGAGAACTGTAAACTCAAGAGCATCAGTTTGTCGGGTAATGACAGATGTACTCAGCTGGCTGGAGCTTATCTCGAAACCAAAGTGCAGCTGCAAGATGAACAGCAAAGGAACCAAGGCTGCTGTGAAGATGTTGCTGGTGATACTGAGAACATGCTGACAGTATCAGATGAAAACTGCAAACTCAATAGCATCTGTTTATTATCTAATGACACCTGTACTGAGATGCCTGGAGCTTATCTTGAAACCGAAGTGCAACCGCAAGATGAACAGCAAAGGACCCAAGGCTGCTGCGAAGATGTCACAGGTGATAAATCATCGATTCTCGGAGATTCTGGAAATGCAAACCTGTTTCGCAGGCTCAGTTTCGGTGACATGCAGCCCATTGTTGAAACTGGCAGTGAGGTGGGTTTCGGCCATTTGGACACTGAAACATCCCTCCAAGTGAAGCAAAACGAAAGTGCTAGGAGTTGCTCTGGAGGGGTCAATGCAGATAGAATGTTGATCGTCGGAAACCCTGAAACCATGGAATCGTCGCCCAAACATGATGAGGATGGAACTTTGGAAAGGGTGGCTACTGATCATCAGGACACAAGTGCCCTCATGATCCTTGGAATCCCTCAGGGCAAGGATGGTGAAGCTGCAAACCCACTGACAGGctctgaagatgatgatgaaggtaCTACCAGCAACACCATTTCGCCGAACAGACGTCGAAGCTCTTCACCTGCTCATGATGTTGAGTTGAGCAAAGCAGAGGAGACGCGATGCCAAAGTTACCGAACCAAAAATGTGGCAGCTGCTCATGAAATGTCGGACTCGACGGACTCATTTGCGGTCCGCGCCGAAGGCGACGATGGAGGCAAGAGTGGGGCATCAACTGACAGCACCTCTGTTCATATGGTTGTCAACGATCTCCTTTGCACAAACTCGGAGTCCAGGACGAGCTTCGTCGACGGCTCCTCGAGCGAGCTTGCCGAGATGATCTTGCTCTCGCATGACCCCGGCGTGGACATGGAACCTCACTGA